One genomic segment of Fusobacterium nucleatum includes these proteins:
- the relB gene encoding type II toxin-antitoxin system RelB family antitoxin, translating to MSNITLRLTDEEREILNSVAHLYGGKLSTAIKTILFEKIEEDYNLKLIKDFEKREKENKVELISLSDFRKELGI from the coding sequence ATGTCAAATATTACACTGAGATTGACAGATGAAGAAAGAGAAATATTGAACAGTGTAGCTCATTTATATGGTGGTAAATTATCAACAGCAATAAAGACAATATTATTTGAAAAAATAGAAGAAGATTATAATCTAAAATTAATTAAAGATTTTGAAAAAAGAGAAAAAGAAAACAAAGTAGAGTTGATTAGTTTATCCGATTTTAGAAAAGAGTTAGGTAT